A genomic stretch from Malus domestica chromosome 15, GDT2T_hap1 includes:
- the LOC103455977 gene encoding B3 domain-containing protein At3g19184-like isoform X1, with the protein MVTPNLSYEESRRQRMEENKKRMEALNLPMLAQSLKKNPNSPKPSPMKRAKARTVEKQLVEVRRSSRVANLPTPVYKEVKVVVDREMRPRRYSTNRHRDLSNRVYASDEARDDATARAEALESGLGSSYPTMVKPMLQSHVTGGFWLGLPKYFCSKNLPKRDDIVTLIDEDEDECKVIYLAEKRGLSGGWRGFAIDHGLVDGDALVFQLIRPKTLKVYIIRVERAE; encoded by the exons ATGGTGACGCCTAACTTATCATACGAGGAGTCTCGCCGGCAGCGAATGGAGGAAAACAAGAAGAGAATGGAAGCTCTGAATCTGCCTATGCTTGCTCAATCTcttaaaaaaaacccaaattctCCAAAACCCTCCCCT ATGAAGCGCGCGAAGGCCCGCACGGTGGAGAAGCAGCTGGTGGAGGTGAGGAGGTCCTCCCGGGTGGCAAATCTTCCGACCCCAGTCTACAAAGAAGTG AAGGTTGTGGTGGATCGGGAGATGAGGCCCAGAAGGTATTCTACTAATAGACATAGGGATTTGTCGAACCGGGTTTATGCTTCGGATGAGGCCAGAGATGACGCCACTGCGAGAGCTGAGGCATTAGAGTCCGGTTTGGGATCCAGTTACCCGACCATGGTGAAACCGATGCTGCAATCCCATGTCACTGGTGGATTCTGGCTG GGTCTTCCAAAATATTTCTGCAGCAAGAACCTCCCGAAACGTGATGATATTGTGACTTTGATAGATGAAGATGAGGATGAGTGCAAGGTTATATACTTGGCTGAGAAAAGAGGACTCAGTGGTGGATGGAGAGGGTTCGCAATTGATCATGGTTTGGTGGATGGGGATGCATTGGTCTTTCAACTAATTCGGCCTAAAACACTCAAG GTGTACATTATAAGGGTGGAAAGAGCTGAATAG
- the LOC103455983 gene encoding uncharacterized protein, with protein sequence MARVGGEWGFKGRRIWGFSYKKTTLLVCSINIVVALYVLRSLYGSLYIYSDRDTRPTFEYTPDQIRKMEESVRIRKAAEPVELIRLVKALKKELYREVAVELPQPLKLKMTNDIIDRLKTLRPNANITEQREVVERWCKEKLKEAKQLAVETKASNSTVLHEEAEMLVKALESDSTWLLEDLGLWIPPEIRNTEHHDKPEGEEEELDDQILPGRPLPPECHAEVHTDYDGAAVRWGLTHHKDSAADCCQACLDQAKRAKPNEKRCNIWVYCPSETGCHSPDIYEHKLGECWLKYAETPKLNFKDKYPESYRNRHPSAPLVVPWASGIVGAR encoded by the exons ATGGCTCGGGTAGGAGGAGAATGGGGATTTAAAGGTAGACGGATTTGGGGTTTTTCGTACAAGAAGACCACTCTCCTCGTTTGCTCCATTAACATCGTTGTTGCTCTCTATGTTCTTCGCTCCCTCTACGGTTCTCTCTACATCTACTCCGATAGAGATACACGCCCCA CGTTTGAGTACACTCCGGATCAGATTAGGAAGATGGAGGAGTCAGTTCGGATTCGAAAAGCAGCTGAACCGGTTGAGCTAATTAGATTG GTAAAGGCACTGAAGAAGGAGCTTTACAGAGAGGTAGCGGTTGAATTGCCGCAGCCTTTGAAACTGAAGATGACTAATGATATAATTGATAGGTTGAAAACCTTGAGGCCCAATGCAAATATTACTGAGCAGAGAG AAGTAGTTGAAAGATGGTGCAAGGAAAAACTAAAAGAAGCTAAGCAGTTGGCAGTTGAGACCAAGGCTTCAAATTCAACAGTCCTTCATGAGGAAGCAG AAATGCTAGTAAAAGCTTTGGAATCTGATTCCACTTGGCTGTTGGAAGATTTGGGCCTTTGGATTCCTCCTGAAATTCGTAACACGGAACATCATGATAAACCTGAGGGTGAAGAAGAGGAGTTAG ACGATCAAATTTTGCCTGGCAGGCCGCTTCCTCCTGAATGCCATGCAGAAGTTCATACAGATTATGATGGTGCTGCTGTAAGATGGGGGCTTACCCACCACAAAGATAGTGCAGCTGACTGCTGTCAGGCTTGCTTGGATCAAGCTAAACGTGCTAAGCCTAATGAAAAGAGATGTAATATATGGGTTTATTGCCCGTCGGAAACTGGTTGCCATTCTCCAGATATCTATGAGCATAAACTTGGAGAGTGCTGGCTTAAATAC GCAGAAACGCCTAAACTTAATTTCAAGGACAAGTATCCTGAATCATATAGAAACCGCCATCCATCTGCACCACTCGTTGTTCCTTGGGCCTCTGGCATTGTTGGCGCACGATAG
- the LOC103455976 gene encoding uncharacterized protein — protein sequence MWGFGGRCYWGRKERRSDGVEGIVVLFAWMSSQERQLKSFVELYSSLGWNSLVCHSQFLNMFFPEKATTIATDILNELVEELKIKPCPVVFASFSGGPKACMLKVLQIIEGTCEAKLNLDDCRLVKDCISGHIFDSCPVDFTSDLGAKFVLHPSVLKISKPPRFASWMAQSIASGLDALFLNRFESQRAEYWQTLYSTIGMQAPYLILCSENDDLAPYQVIYNFSQRLRELGADVKLVKWNGSPHVGHYKHYPVDYKAAITELLGKATRVYSQRIRRLEGETIGMQATQDEIVDNEPMSSLTKAAGGSNGFRGVTLASSDHFFTPGSMEYEGGRDIGSMQDERKEGIIHLPNTPTPSMNAHGVLGQILFDVCVPKTVEDWDIKSSSGSLNGKGSSIASRRRHAPFNPIKCIRRSRL from the exons ATGTGGGGGTTCGGGGGTCGGTGTtattggggaaggaaggagcGGCGGAGCGATGGGGTTGAAGGGATAGTGGTGCTGTTTGCGTGGATGTCGAGCCAGGAGAGGCAGCTGAAGAGCTTCGTGGAGCTCTACTCGTCTTTGGGTTGGAACTCTCTGGTCTGCCACTCTCAATTTCTCAATAT GTTCTTCCCTGAGAAGGCTACAACTATAGCAACGGATATTCTAAATGAACTTGTTGAG GAGTTGAAGATTAAGCCTTGCCCAGTGGTCTTCGCTTCTTTTTCTGGTGGTCCAAAAGCCTGTATGCTCAAAGTTCTTCAG ATAATTGAGGGAACTTGTGAAGCAAAACTGAATCTG GATGATTGCCGACTGGTTAAAGACTGTATTTCTGGCCACATCTTTGATTCCTGTCCAGTGGACTTTACTAGTGATCTGGGTGCTAAATTCGTTCTTCACCCAAGTGTCCTGAAAATATCTAAGCCACCAAGATTTGCATCCTGGATGGCGCAGAGCATTGCATCTGGGCTCGATGCGCTCTTTCTTAACAGGTTTGAGTCACAACGTGCTGAGTATTGGCAGACTCTCTACTCCACAATT GGCATGCAGGCGCCGTATCTCATCTTATGCTCGGAGAATGATGATCTTGCCCCCTATCAAGTTATCTATAATTTTTCGCAACGCTTACGAGAACTTGGGGCTGATGTTAAACTAGTAAAATGGAATGGTTCTCCTCACGTAG GTCATTACAAGCATTATCCAGTTGACTACAAGGCTGCCATAACCGAACTCCTTGGTAAAGCAACCAGAGTTTATTCCCAAAGAATTAGACGGCTGGAAGGGGAAACAATTGGCATGCAGGCAACACAAGATGAGATCGTTGACAATGAACCAATGAGTAGCCTTACAAAAGCTGCGGGAGGCTCAAATGGGTTTCGAGGAGTCACTCTGGCCTCAAGTGATCACTTCTTCACGCCCGGCTCAATGGAGTACGAGGGAGGTAGAGATATTGGGTCCATGCAAGACGAACGCAAGGAAGGGATAATTCACCTGCCTAACACGCCAACTCCAAGCATGAATGCCCACGGGGTTCTTGGTCAGATCCTTTTCGACGTCTGTGTTCCAAAGACTGTTGAGGATTGGGATATAAAGTCGTCATCAGGTTCTTTGAACGGGAAAGGCAGCTCAATCGCTTCAAGAAGACGACATGCCCCCTTTAATCCAATCAAGTGCATACGTCGCTCAAGATTATAA
- the LOC103455977 gene encoding B3 domain-containing protein At3g19184-like isoform X2 → MVTPNLSYEESRRQRMEENKKRMEALNLPMLAQSLKKNPNSPKPSPMKRAKARTVEKQLVEVRRSSRVANLPTPVYKEVVVVDREMRPRRYSTNRHRDLSNRVYASDEARDDATARAEALESGLGSSYPTMVKPMLQSHVTGGFWLGLPKYFCSKNLPKRDDIVTLIDEDEDECKVIYLAEKRGLSGGWRGFAIDHGLVDGDALVFQLIRPKTLKVYIIRVERAE, encoded by the exons ATGGTGACGCCTAACTTATCATACGAGGAGTCTCGCCGGCAGCGAATGGAGGAAAACAAGAAGAGAATGGAAGCTCTGAATCTGCCTATGCTTGCTCAATCTcttaaaaaaaacccaaattctCCAAAACCCTCCCCT ATGAAGCGCGCGAAGGCCCGCACGGTGGAGAAGCAGCTGGTGGAGGTGAGGAGGTCCTCCCGGGTGGCAAATCTTCCGACCCCAGTCTACAAAGAAGTG GTTGTGGTGGATCGGGAGATGAGGCCCAGAAGGTATTCTACTAATAGACATAGGGATTTGTCGAACCGGGTTTATGCTTCGGATGAGGCCAGAGATGACGCCACTGCGAGAGCTGAGGCATTAGAGTCCGGTTTGGGATCCAGTTACCCGACCATGGTGAAACCGATGCTGCAATCCCATGTCACTGGTGGATTCTGGCTG GGTCTTCCAAAATATTTCTGCAGCAAGAACCTCCCGAAACGTGATGATATTGTGACTTTGATAGATGAAGATGAGGATGAGTGCAAGGTTATATACTTGGCTGAGAAAAGAGGACTCAGTGGTGGATGGAGAGGGTTCGCAATTGATCATGGTTTGGTGGATGGGGATGCATTGGTCTTTCAACTAATTCGGCCTAAAACACTCAAG GTGTACATTATAAGGGTGGAAAGAGCTGAATAG